In a genomic window of Scheffersomyces stipitis CBS 6054 chromosome 4, complete sequence:
- a CDS encoding predicted protein — MPIPDIDNLIDLAATLNNLQVLPLSLTIITRYEPSPEVQLLNFVSFRAIVGFKEELHSHKVVSSNQVSFDESIYPFENSPDHAPTTSASTIPMGVSGVPRISSDVATTSRAEHISSDEHETSSSDHSRAQSPDMHREDSPATPVSISHNLQPLHSSPAASLSSYDSTDSELARMPSNLLASDSTGEDWKQEKESAINEDDKESEI, encoded by the exons ATGCCA ataccggatattgataatctaatagatttggctgcaactctt AACAACTTACAAGTTCTACCTTTACTGTTAACAATTATTACAC gttatgagccGTCACCTGAAGTTCAACTACTCAATTTCGTTTCCTTCAGAGCAATTGTTggcttcaaagaagaattacaTTCTCATAAAGTAGTTAGCTCCAATCAAGTTTCGTTTGATGAATCGATCTacccatttgaaaactcaCCTGATCATGCGCCAACTACGTCTGCTTCGACTATTCCTATGGGCGTGTCCGGTGTCCCTCGCATTTCATCAGACGTTGCCACCACTTCACGAGCTGAACACATCTCAAGTGATGAACATGAAACTTCCTCGAGCGATCACTCACGCGCACAATCACCTGATATGCACAGGGAAGATTCTCCTGCGACCCCTGTATCTATTTCGcacaatttgcaaccattaCATTCGTCCCCTGCTGCGTCTCTTCTGTCCTATGATTCCACGGACTCTGAACTTGCACGCATGCCATCTAATCTCCTCGCATCCGATTCTACGGGGG AGGACTGgaaacaagagaaagaaagtgccatcaacgaagatgacaaagaaagtgagatatga
- a CDS encoding predicted protein (go_component nucleus~go_function transcription factor activity; zinc ion binding~go_process regulation of transcription, DNA-dependent): FPRMSERKSRRTHKNSRDGCPNCKAKRIKCSEELPSCHNCIKKNYRCGYLDFPKEKLDHIRKKNDKKSKEQDENTKEESSSNLQTDPTTFAFHKQNHGLSSDNNSTSSNGTSNSNANNATNPPHDIFADLSPLNQDSFENNEFCLTRDDLRVALYRDSFHKLTSYDVSSAGAFVNEHPHYGHHDEINSNGQSKTSDNDDNSSSNSFENSQLNLSRHIKTANENVEIEELEDLTPLDHHSIFHPYPPPSHPASPPGTPLANAISQILTVNKLKKTKRLRNGYLKRYLKQPDRSFKSLSNTEFRLPHLPVWRSDYVDQFWISVFNQSIIIKVYYSFFMDKSINILLKVCNKAINTGNSSTSFTKKDLDILTKKSYTYYGLLIRDLRESITEIHIEYPIKISLYAAWSTFLHLHTNMETLCLMFTGTASLFGKIVNDAKSVNDITHTLQISIQAFNDNTNTCLVPDYKFDVIKDLYQDLLHFKSFIVNNQSLTSPNNVHILRNFLELESFMKNLIECVYPRIMYINSYYKLVNNVDDDSDNIIFTSPSLFFEMLADWFDIFPSEAVSIGSKMKPLRKTFYLFYVAIGRALLNVFSPIRSMLLIDTVHVIHPKVDFNCNLYRIGIDEVESKDQFFFLRNLSHKLMRTVIFFNNRTELLCYYLSTKTVLNRTDSQSYLMSIDAKHNLSEVHYQDIVKFLPQKLEIDEIMLSSLGPETTINYYNYPLLKSLLLGIDDNPINRTKVLRELIEKQENLHGSFNYRSGIFESDFDISEPIDYYRQSQQPNWSISNWSIEETRLRISNFDCSRRQIAKSV; encoded by the exons TTTCCCCGAATGTCGGAAAGAAAAAGCAGGAGAACTCATAAGAATTCTAGAGACGGGTGTCCAAACTGTAAAGCCAAAAGGATAAAATGTTCCGAAGAACTACCGTCATGTCATAATTGTATCAAGAAAAACTATCGTTGTGGGTACTTGGATTTTCCCAAGGAGAAATTGGACCAcatcagaaagaagaatgatAAGAAATCTAAAGAACAAGACGAGAATACTAAAGAAGAACTGTCATCAAATTTACAAACAGATCCAACCACCTTCGCATTTCATAAACAAAATCACGGTTTATCATCCG acaacaacagcacTTCCAGTAATGGTACATCAAATTCCAATGCAAATAATGCAACCAATCCTCCACATGATATTTTTGCAGATCTATCTCCATTGAATCAGGACTCCTTCGAAAATAACGAATTTTGTCTTACGAGGGATGACCTACGTGTTGCTTTGTATAGGGATTCCTTTCATAAGTTGACAAGTTACGATGTAAGTTCTGCAGGAGCCTTTGTCAACGAACACCCGCACTATGGACACCATGATGAGATCAATTCCAATGGTCAGCTGAAAACTTCGGATAATGACGACAATTCAAGTTCCAACAGCTTCGAAAATTCCCAACTCAATCTCAGCCGTCACATCAAGACCGCAAATGAAAATGTGgagattgaagaattaGAAGATTTAACTCCTTTGGATCATCATAGTATTTTTCATCCTTATCCACCACCCTCGCATCCTGCTTCGCCACCAGGAACTCCACTTGCGAACGCTATATCGCAAATTTTAACTGtaaacaagttgaagaagactaAAAGACTTAGGAATGGATACTTGAAAAGGTATTTAAAACAACCTGATAGAAGTTTTAAATCCTTGAGCAACACCGAATTTCGTCTACCTCATTTGCCGGTTTGGCGAAGTGACTATGTTGACCAATTTTGGATATCAGTTTTTAATCAGAGTATCATTATTAAAGTATACTATTCATTCTTTATGGACAAATCCATAAATATACTTCTTAAAGTTTGCAATAAGGCAATCAACACTGGAAATAGCTCTACTTCATTTACAAAGAAGGATTTGGATATTTTGACCAAAAAATCATATACCTATTACGGTTTGTTAATACGAGATCTTCGTGAATCAATTACAGAGATTCATATAGAGTATCCTATTAAGATTTCCTTATACGCAGCATGGTCAACCTTTTTGCATTTGCATACTAATATGGAGACTTTGTGTTTAATGTTCACTGGAACTGCTTCTCTATTTGGGAAGATTGTTAATGATGCAAAATCTGTGAACGACATCACTCACACATTGCAAATTTCAATACAAGCATTCAATGATAACACGAATACTTGTTTAGTTCCCGATTACAAATTTGATGTCATTAAGGATTTGtatcaagatcttctccATTTCAAGTCCTTCATTGTTAATAATCAATCACTAACAAGCCCGAATAATGTCCACATATTAAGGAATTTCTTGGAGCTTGAATCGTTCATGAAGAATCTCATCGAATGCGTTTACCCTAGGATCATGTACATCAATAGTTACTACAAGCTTGTCAACAACGTCGACGATGATTCGGACAACATTATTTTCACTTCTCCAAGTTTGTTTTTTGAAATGTTGGCTGATTGGTTTGATATATTTCCTAGCGAAGCTGTCTCAATTGGTTCTAAAATGAAGCCATTGAGAAAAACTTTTTATTTGTTTTATGTTGCTATTGGAAGAGCATTACTTAATGTTTTCTCACCCATTAGAAGCATGCTATTGATTGATACTGTACATGTTATACACCCAAAAGTCGACTTCAATTGCAACCTCTACCGTATTGGCATTGATGAGGTGGAGTCAAAGgatcaattttttttcttaAGGAATCTTTCCCATAAGCTTATGAGAACCgttattttcttcaacaatagGACTGAATTGCTCTGCTATTATTTGTCCACAAAGACTGTTTTGAACCGTACAGACTCGCAATCCTATTTGATGAGCATCGACGCAAAGCACAACCTCTCTGAAgttcattatcaagatATCGTGAAGTTTTTGCCTcaaaagttggaaattgatgaaataaTGTTGAGCAGCCTAGGTCCAGAAACTACAATTAATTATTATAATTATCCACTTTTGAAGAGTTTGCTATTGGGAATAGACGATAATCCAATAAATCGTACAAAGGTTTTAAGGGAATTGATAGAGAAGCAGGAGAATTTGC ATGGTTCGTTTAATTACAGAAGTGGAATATTTGAGCTGGATTTCGACATTTCGGAACCTATCGATTATTATAGACAATCACAGCAACCAAATTGGTCCATTTCGAATTGgtcaattgaagaaacaaggTTGAGAATTTCGAATTTCgattgttcaagaaggcAAATTGCTAAAAGCGTC